A genomic region of Rhipicephalus sanguineus isolate Rsan-2018 chromosome 1, BIME_Rsan_1.4, whole genome shotgun sequence contains the following coding sequences:
- the LOC125757146 gene encoding ras-related C3 botulinum toxin substrate 3-like, with amino-acid sequence MLAGNGGPAHAYGADPGEEGAHDRLLPLSYPDTDAILMCFSIDSPDSLENIPETESMESCLCRPSAMLAGNGGPAHAYGADPGEEGAHDRLLPLSYPDTDAILMCVSIDSPDSLENIPESESMEPRLCRPNVMLAGNGGPAPAYGADSGEEGAHEWLRPLSYPDTDALLMCFSIDSPDSLENIPESESMEPCLYRPNVMLAGNGGPAPAYGADSG; translated from the coding sequence ATGCTTGCGGGGAACGGAGGACCCGCACACGCGTACGGAGCCGACCCAGGCGAAGAGGGAGCGCACGACCGGCTGCTGCCGCTGTCATATCCGGACACAGACgccatcctcatgtgcttcagcattgacTCGCCCGACTCCCTGGAGAACATCCCGGAGACCGAGAGCATGGAGTCTTGCCTCTGCCGTCCAAGCGCCATGCTTGCGGGGAACGGAGGACCCGCACACGCGTATGGAGCCGACCCAGGCGAAGAGGGAGCGCATGACCGGCTGCTGCCGCTGTCGTATCCGGACACAGACGCCATCCTCATGTGCGTCAGCATTGACTCGCCCGATTCCCTGGAGAACATCCCGGAGTCGGAGAGTATGGAGCCTCGTCTCTGCCGCCCCAACGTCATGCTTGCAGGGAACGGAGGACCCGCACCCGCGTACGGGGCCGACTCAGGCGAAGAGGGAGCACATGAGTGGTTGCGGCCGCTGTCGTATCCGGACACAGACGCcctcctcatgtgcttcagcattgacTCGCCTGACTCCCTGGAGAACATCCCGGAGTCGGAGAGCATGGAGCCTTGCCTCTACCGCCCAAACGTCATGCTTGCAGGGAACGGAGGACCCGCACCCGCGTACGGGGCCGACTCAGGCTAA